In Bactrocera neohumeralis isolate Rockhampton chromosome 5, APGP_CSIRO_Bneo_wtdbg2-racon-allhic-juicebox.fasta_v2, whole genome shotgun sequence, the genomic window GCGCCCACATTGTTGCCATAACTGTCGGTCAACAGGGTGTTGTGGTCGAAATATTGTACGCCAGCATCTTGGCTACTCAGATCGTAGCTGCCACCATAGGCGGCACCAGCGTCATCGTTGGCAGCACTAACACCAGCATCCACTTGTTGCTGTTCTACCTCGGCAGCGCCTTCATATTGTTGCTGCACTTCATCCTGACCGTATGAGCCATAAGAGACGGCGCCGTCATCTTCGACTGGTGCAGCAGCTACGGGTTCTGGCTCTTGCTCTGGCTCTGGTGCTGGTGCTACTGGTGCGCTGTCATAACTGACGTGCACTGCTTGCGATTGTTGTCCATGTCCGTAATCGTGGCTGTGTTGCTGACTGCTGTATGACACTGAACCGGCGCTGGGACCAGAGCTTGAACCGACGCTGGCGCTACCACCAATAGCACCGAAGTGGGAACTGCCGCTTGAACCAAAACCGGCGGAACCACCAACAGCGCTGTAGTGAGAACTGCCACTACCGCCATGATGGCCAGGTTGTACAGGTGGCAAGTACTCGCGGTTCAAATGGCTGACATCGGCGGCTGCGCTGGCAATTAGTGCGAATGCGACGAGTAAGAGTTTCTGCAATTGAATTAGTCAATAATTAGATACCTTTAGGCGAGttatttagatttatttgcTTAGATAGTATACAGAATTGAAAAGTCGGGCTCTACTGAATATCAACATGACCAATAAAACCCTAAGAtcaagatgaaggaggctataCGAGCATCGAAATCCACACAACGATTTCGGAAGATCATGAATTGAAGTCAATTGAGATAGATGGAACCCTTAAagtatacattcatatataggATTAACCGATTATGAACACCATTTGGTGCCGTTGAATTGTAATAAGCCTGAGCTTGATCTCAGGATCCCATCTCTTCGTTTAGTAGTTCAACTGTCAGTAGTCTGAGAGAACTGTTTGTAACTAACCGTAtccaaagcgtggaaagacgGAACAGttatgatatactatatatctgtcAAAGCTATGATATCCACATTTTGGGATGCTCATGCAATCTAATGATCAAACGGGAAACCATAAGCATGACTCTTATTAGAACGTCGTATATGTTTGAAGGGCGAAAGAAAGAGACTTTCCATTAAAAATCAATGGCTTCCCCACGATAGTCGGTTTTACGTAGTTGGAACAAAACCGTTCTTCTATCTGGTCAAGGACTATGAACTCGCCAGCATTCTCCAAAATTTCTGTATCTCCAATTAAAAATAGCCCGATGCCAAACTTGCATGATCTGGATTTGGAACTTTTTCCAACCTATTTTACGGATCTGTTCTTAGCGAACTGGGGTTGATGAAGTAAAAGGGAATTAAATTGTACCAGAAAAGTGGTAACGAAAAATCGGAAGATTATTATAATTAGTGTATCTGTGGCCAaagcagctacatacatacatatgtgtattaaaTAATGAATCGAACTTTTCCAGGAAAAGATAACTTTTCTCTTCTTCTCTACTTCTAAACATGTTTCTGGTATtctaaaattaacttaaaatttgactcaaacaataatcataaattttaacGATGTTaaagaaacttttcaaaaatatcggtTAATTGTTATcgattataaatttatgtaattcGATAtcttttttaacttaaataaaaaattccaaaaatatcgattaatttttattaattatcgaTATGTGAAATTCGATAAATTTTAAGTGTCAAATGACATCGATAAACCCTCAACATCTTACAAAAAATGGAGAATATAACACAATAGCGAACAAATTTTTGATATCGATAACCGATAATCGACAAAAACATAGATTTAATTGAACTTGATTTCATTAATAAGTTATTTGTActgaaatgtattttaattggtgacatatgtatgtatgtttaaaaatcaatttttttcacaattttccaatatatCGATTAATTGTTATCGAATTTcgataaattaattcgaaaattttttaaacttgtaaaataaaattttccaaaatatcgatttatgtAATTCGATATATATTAAGTATCGAATGCAATCGATAACCCATAAACATCTTACAAAAGTGTGAGAGTATATCAGAATAGCGATTACATATCGATAACCGATTAATATATATAGTTGCGAGCAGTGAAATAGTAGTGGGTGTTAGagctttatatatgtatctgtgAGTTATGTAAAATGGCAAACAATTTTAACATATTGAAATGCTAAAGTGGATCATATTTTCCAGGCTatgtttattactaaaaatatttagatttgaATATGTGcaagatatatttattttcaaaaatgtgtttatgtatgaaaattgTTGGGAGCAGTAAAATAGTAGTaaagtactaaaaattttttttaaaaaatacttaaggATTTTTGTAAGTTTCGTCTATAGGAGATCTTAGTACTTGGTAGCATGGCCATGATTTTTGATAACAGCAATACATCGCTTCTTCAGAGAAGCTACGAGACTGTGGCAACTTTTCAGTGGTATGGTCTGCCATGATTGCTGCACTACGGTCCACaactcgttgttgtttttgagtttATCCTTCCGCACCGCTTTCTTGACGTCTGCCCAACGGTTTTCAATAGGATTGAGGCCAGGGGATTGAGCTGGTCTATCCATGACCTCAATTTCATTGACCCGAAACCACCCTACTGGTGGCTTCGGGTCGTTATCCTGCTGAAATATTCTTTTCAGCGGCATGTCCTCTTCAGCAAATGGAATCATGATATACTCCATTATATTTACGTATGTGTATCGGTCCATTATGCCAGTCATCTTGTGAATTGGGACTACACAAAAAAATTGGGCCTGTGAGAAAAACAGCCCAAACCATGATATTCAAACCGCCATGCTTCAAAGTTTTTGTGGTGAATCTGGCGTCGTACTCTGTATTAGGGGAGCGTCTTAGATATGTATAGAACAACTTTCGACACGTCTATCCACAAGATGTTGCGCCATTTCTCAATCGGGCAATGCAGGTGTCCTTTGGCGAATTTAACACGACTTgctatatgattttttttaataacggtACTTTTCGAAGACTGCGGACATATAAATTATGTTCTAGTAGAAGTCTTCTCACTGTATGAACACCGTAGGCCAGGTTCAGTTCATTCCGAATCTCCATAGCTGACATTCTAGGTCGACTCTTAGCACATCTTACAACTATTCTTGTAAAATTCTCAGAAATAATCCATCTTGCCCCCcttttttcgtctttttttcataaataattgcaTTGCGAATCGTTGTGGCATAACACCCTACAAGTCTTTCCACTCCCTTGTAGGATTTATCGTTGTTTATGACAGATTGAATCCATTCTCGTTTTTCTTCACTACAGTGCTTCCCGCGGCTCAATAAAAGGTGcaaagtcatatttttttttgctttttgcattcaataataaataaaagatcagGAACCttactttttgtttgataaaattaaattttttttagtaaaaattatctGTTTGCAATCAGCTCACCGTTCACTACTATTCTATTGCTCGCCCATAAAAATAGATAACCCAATAAAATTGGGTCTAAATAAGTTATGGTAAGTGTTTCACACTTATTGTTGTGTGTAATAGGACCGTTATACTTCAGAGAATATATCTAAAATAATGATCGACGGCAatttcataaaagaaaaaaaatttaaagcaaaactctCTTGGCCAATGGGCACTACTATTTCAATGCTCGCAACGTATATTTAATTGAACGTAATTTCATTAAGAAGTTATTTGTActgaaatgtattttaattggAATCACTTgattaaaaaccaaatttagtACTTCGGTATAAAGAACCGAAAGAGGAGCTAAGAGCAGTATTTACCGTTTTACTCGAATTACTACTATTTTACTATCGATTAATTTTACGAACTATGCGCTCATTTCTCTTGAAACTGAAAGATTGCTATCAGTATAAAACATTTCCTTCGGGAAATTAGAAAAGAGAATAAACAACGCTATCTTTCCAAATAAATCAAACACTAAATGAtgtaaactaaaattaagtaattaaaaaacaattagaaCACAGAATCAAAACAGTTACACAACACAGATCACTCTCCCAAAGGGTTCATGAGCACAGCACTGCTTCTGACTTATCAAATAACTGAGAATatttatagttaaatttttgtatgtccGTATGTATCACTAATTCACCAACCATTTTGAGGAGTTTGTTTATTTTAGAGACCACAAGAAACCAGGAACTTTAGTTTGTACTAAACTCGTTGAATTGTGTGTGAGAACTGTCACTACGACTCAACAAAACCGTAGTCTTTTATACCCAACAGAAACCGCTATTTTATTAGTGCTACCCATATGTTTATTATTACTTAAACAATAACTTAATTTAAACATATCTattttctgtaaataaattaaaaactctaaAATTTAACTAAGAATACAGCGAAAGGTCGCAATTATGTCGCAGTTGATTTTGTTTGACtcttaattaatttagaatGCCGATGGAGAAGGCGTAGacgaaacaaaaacataaagcTAAAAATACCACAAGTCACGATAaacatattgcaaaaaaaaatatttggcagATGATCGAAATAGAACTAACATAAGCCAAATACAGGGTGGTCCATGCAGTGCTTTGCTTTGGGAAAATTCAATCAACTAATcgtaaaaactttaaacagAAACAAAATGTTGTGTTGTGTTATGTTTTTTGGTAGTgctttcttgttttatttatgaaatattttcaggtAGATAGTCAAGCTAAGATAGCCTCTGAGAAGTCTTTCTGCTGAAGACATGTAAAATGTCAGTCAATATTCCTTCAGTGTGGAAAGCAACGCACATTATTTGTGTCTGGCAATGAGATTATGACCATGAACTACCTATGTCCTTTCAAATATTACTTAATCAAAGGTTGCTAGATTAACTTGCTAGGACTTGGAAGACCACCAAAATCCGAATTTACTGAAGATTAAATTAAGAACAAAACTACTAACTTTAGCcaagaaaaaatggttttatggTAGGAATCAATGCACGGTTCTCATCCCTGTGATTTCATCTTTAGAAACTGATTAAGGTTGGTATACTTAAAGGAAGGTAATATTGTAGACTAACCTCTCTTAATGGATAGTATATTACACGAAATATTTTACACAGTGCTCGATATTTCGCACTGAAAAAATCAATGAGCTGTCAggaaagaaaaattccaaaaaagttcTACTAAGTCCGGCGTGTTATTTAATAGTGCTTAGTTAAGGCTCTCTGGTGAACCAAATGGTCTGATTCATGGCTTTGAGCAAGCACTTTTCAGCCTCCATTTTCACCTTTGCAACCATTTATGgttttctttgcttttaatacatataattttaagaTCTTGGAGACAATTACTGGCTTTATCTCACAAACGTATTTGCTCGATTATGCATTATAGGTCTATAATGACAATCCAAAATATGAATGGACCCCAAATAACATCTTCTTTGTACCAAACTGATATAGACGAGACGGTTATCAAACTTTTATTGGAAAAAGatcaattttagatttt contains:
- the LOC126758262 gene encoding uncharacterized protein LOC126758262, which codes for MTGIMDRYTYVNIMEYIMIPFAEEDMPLKRIFQQDNDPKPPVGWFRVNEIEVMDRPAQSPGLNPIENRWADVKKAVRKDKLKNNNELWTKLLLVAFALIASAAADVSHLNREYLPPVQPGHHGGSGSSHYSAVGGSAGFGSSGSSHFGAIGGSASVGSSSGPSAGSVSYSSQQHSHDYGHGQQSQAVHVSYDSAPVAPAPEPEQEPEPVAAAPVEDDGAVSYGSYGQDEVQQQYEGAAEVEQQQVDAGVSAANDDAGAAYGGSYDLSSQDAGVQYFDHNTLLTDSYGNNVGAHESHVSLAAAQGPAIRSPQPASFAPAASYDAVQQYVSAGAGAGASSGVETQYGSNGGYIY